A part of Limihaloglobus sulfuriphilus genomic DNA contains:
- the istB gene encoding IS21-like element helper ATPase IstB has protein sequence MNNSLHNTLKSLRLSGMLETLEVRLQEAAGNSLTHAEFLELILQDEMLVRKHRQIQRGIKAAGFRELKTLEEFDWQFNTSIKRSRIFDMATCRFISEGVDVLLLGPPGVGKSHLCQAIGYQAVKAGMAVRYRSIFDVARDFLHEDAFACQDKVMNRYLKPELLIIDDMGIKHLPKRCGEYLLEIIMRRYENKSTMMTSNRPLEDWGKLIGDVPSATAILDRFLHHAEIINITGRSYRLKDRAEHGACEKRAGHEG, from the coding sequence ATGAACAATTCACTGCATAACACATTAAAATCACTAAGGTTGTCAGGTATGCTTGAGACACTTGAAGTTCGATTGCAGGAGGCAGCCGGCAACAGCCTCACTCATGCTGAGTTTTTAGAACTGATCCTGCAGGATGAGATGCTGGTCAGAAAGCATCGCCAGATCCAAAGGGGTATTAAGGCTGCCGGGTTTAGAGAACTCAAGACACTGGAGGAGTTTGACTGGCAGTTCAATACTTCGATTAAAAGAAGCCGGATATTTGATATGGCCACATGCCGCTTTATCAGTGAGGGCGTTGATGTTCTGCTGCTTGGCCCTCCGGGTGTGGGCAAGAGTCATTTGTGTCAGGCGATAGGCTATCAGGCAGTCAAGGCAGGCATGGCTGTGCGGTACCGCTCGATATTTGATGTTGCCAGGGATTTTCTGCACGAAGATGCCTTTGCCTGTCAGGATAAGGTAATGAACAGATATCTCAAGCCGGAGCTGCTGATAATCGATGACATGGGCATCAAGCATCTGCCAAAACGCTGCGGCGAGTATCTGCTGGAGATCATTATGCGGCGATATGAAAACAAATCCACGATGATGACCTCCAACAGGCCGCTGGAAGACTGGGGCAAGCTCATTGGTGATGTACCATCGGCAACCGCAATCCTGGACAGGTTTTTGCATCATGCTGAGATCATCAACATCACAGGCCGCAGCTACCGTCTCAAGGACCGTGCCGAGCATGGTGCCTGTGAGAAAAGAGCCGGCCATGAAGGCTGA
- the istA gene encoding IS21 family transposase, which produces MTKRSVIQTLRERNWSCRRISRELGIHLDTVRKYAKSDNDNSKQVTNAPPGSVAQSSTGPVSNCEPYREIIKNKLDMGLSRRRIWQDLRDDHGSDVSYHSVRRFVNRLSKNSPVPFRRLECRPGEEAQIDFGTGAPVITKDGRRKRTHVIRVVLSFSRKSYSEAVFRQTGDNFINCLENAFHHFGGVPQTLIIDNLKAAVNKADWYDPEIHPKIVSFCRHYGTAILPCKPYTPRHKGKVEKAVAYVKNNALKGRSFKSLSEQNQFLLSWESRIADTRIHGTTRKQVGKLFTEQEKPALLRLPVGRFPSFTEAQRSVHRDGHIEVERTYYSVPPEYTGRKVWARWDGHMVRVFNRSMEQIVVHAKVEPGRFQTQDGHIHSEKRTKIENGVVWMLERVSLIGDNAERWALQMLEARGIPGIRVLLGLLNMTNTYKGNKIDNACKIALSHNAFRLKTIRSIIKHGGDRQLQMEFIDEHPIIRDISSYGEFVREVLG; this is translated from the coding sequence ATGACTAAAAGAAGTGTAATACAGACATTAAGAGAGCGTAACTGGTCTTGCAGGCGTATATCCAGAGAGCTTGGCATCCACCTGGATACGGTGCGTAAGTATGCAAAATCAGACAATGATAATTCAAAACAGGTCACTAACGCGCCTCCCGGGTCGGTGGCCCAAAGCTCAACCGGTCCGGTAAGCAATTGTGAGCCTTACCGTGAAATAATTAAGAACAAGCTGGATATGGGGCTCAGCCGCCGGCGTATATGGCAGGATCTTCGTGACGACCACGGCTCTGATGTCAGCTACCACAGCGTTCGCAGGTTTGTCAACCGCCTCAGTAAAAATTCGCCTGTTCCGTTCAGGCGTCTTGAATGCAGGCCCGGTGAAGAGGCTCAGATAGATTTTGGTACGGGTGCACCGGTAATAACGAAAGATGGCAGACGAAAAAGAACTCATGTAATACGGGTAGTGCTTAGCTTCTCCCGTAAATCCTACAGCGAGGCAGTTTTCAGGCAGACCGGCGATAACTTTATAAATTGCCTGGAAAACGCTTTTCACCACTTTGGCGGTGTTCCGCAAACACTGATAATAGATAATCTTAAAGCTGCTGTAAACAAAGCTGACTGGTATGATCCTGAGATACACCCAAAAATAGTGTCATTCTGCCGTCATTACGGTACCGCCATTTTACCCTGTAAGCCGTATACCCCAAGACACAAGGGTAAGGTTGAAAAAGCAGTAGCATATGTCAAAAATAACGCCCTCAAGGGCCGCAGCTTTAAGAGCCTCTCAGAGCAGAATCAGTTTCTTCTCAGCTGGGAGAGCCGTATTGCCGATACCCGTATTCACGGCACTACCCGCAAGCAGGTAGGCAAATTGTTCACAGAACAGGAAAAGCCTGCTTTATTGAGGCTTCCGGTTGGAAGGTTTCCTTCATTTACAGAAGCTCAGCGGTCCGTTCACAGGGACGGCCATATAGAGGTAGAGAGGACCTATTACTCGGTGCCTCCGGAATATACCGGCCGCAAGGTATGGGCAAGATGGGACGGCCATATGGTAAGAGTATTTAACCGCAGCATGGAGCAGATTGTTGTTCACGCTAAAGTTGAGCCGGGCAGATTCCAGACTCAGGACGGACATATTCATTCAGAGAAAAGAACAAAGATAGAAAACGGCGTTGTATGGATGCTTGAACGAGTCAGTCTGATAGGTGACAATGCCGAGAGATGGGCCCTGCAGATGCTTGAGGCCAGAGGAATACCTGGTATCCGCGTACTTCTGGGCTTGCTGAATATGACCAATACCTATAAAGGTAACAAAATCGATAATGCATGTAAAATAGCGTTAAGCCACAATGCTTTTCGATTGAAGACCATCAGGAGTATTATTAAACACGGCGGTGACAGGCAGCTCCAGATGGAATTTATAGATGAGCACCCTATTATCAGAGATATCTCCAGTTACGGAGAATTCGTAAGAGAGGTTCTGGGCTGA
- a CDS encoding transposase: MTYFDPLITDLFSAPLNNQSADRCNTGHISKQGSKHLRWMLGQCANIAIMHDSTLAKIYHRIKKRRGHNIAITAIARKMLTYIYQMLECGITYQQLQIHKKAS, translated from the coding sequence ATGACCTATTTTGACCCGCTCATTACTGACCTGTTTTCAGCGCCGCTTAACAATCAATCAGCAGATAGATGTAACACAGGGCATATATCAAAACAAGGAAGTAAGCATCTTAGATGGATGCTTGGGCAATGTGCAAACATTGCAATAATGCATGATAGCACATTAGCAAAAATATATCACAGAATAAAAAAAAGAAGAGGACACAATATTGCAATAACTGCAATTGCAAGAAAAATGTTAACTTACATTTACCAAATGTTGGAATGTGGAATAACATACCAACAACTTCAAATTCACAAGAAAGCATCATAG
- a CDS encoding MarR family winged helix-turn-helix transcriptional regulator, whose product MRNNVLADVLELIFDISLKTRILKEWQSSNAARKPKYSGKQILILELADNYDSLTEKELGIIFGMATSSVNDLVEKLVHAGLIEKHRNENGDSREKLIKLTEEGADELSEIKKFGSKRYEYLVSRFQESELEGFIDYLKLVDESVGSSMRSIIFQQY is encoded by the coding sequence ATGAGAAATAATGTTTTGGCAGATGTTTTGGAACTAATATTCGATATATCCTTGAAGACTAGGATCTTAAAAGAATGGCAATCTTCAAATGCCGCAAGAAAACCTAAATACAGTGGAAAACAAATCTTAATTTTAGAATTAGCGGACAATTACGATTCATTGACTGAGAAAGAATTGGGTATAATATTTGGTATGGCGACAAGTTCGGTAAATGATTTAGTTGAAAAGTTAGTTCATGCTGGTCTTATTGAGAAACATCGGAATGAGAATGGGGATAGTAGAGAAAAACTTATTAAACTCACAGAAGAAGGTGCAGATGAACTTTCTGAGATTAAGAAGTTCGGTTCAAAACGCTATGAATATCTTGTTAGTCGATTTCAAGAGTCTGAGCTTGAAGGTTTTATAGATTATCTTAAGTTGGTTGATGAGTCAGTAGGTTCTTCAATGAGAAGTATCATATTCCAGCAATATTAA
- a CDS encoding PEP-CTERM sorting domain-containing protein (PEP-CTERM proteins occur, often in large numbers, in the proteomes of bacteria that also encode an exosortase, a predicted intramembrane cysteine proteinase. The presence of a PEP-CTERM domain at a protein's C-terminus predicts cleavage within the sorting domain, followed by covalent anchoring to some some component of the (usually Gram-negative) cell surface. Many PEP-CTERM proteins exhibit an unusual sequence composition that includes large numbers of potential glycosylation sites. Expression of one such protein has been shown restore the ability of a bacterium to form floc, a type of biofilm.), protein MKGLLKKIATAAMISAAALTPNLKAGQMDLHKTYTPRHITLTQPDPHHYSDSWEVSAYVRNNTRDALNEGVIDYSDLLTQIADLPHNVSTYSDDGNDANNMSDFINGAKNDKLLGAGIGNLDNQGLGWDADVRDDGTVYFTHNGLIPGVTYVYWDDGLAKEVDLGIADSLLNGYTLGLDQNRTIEDMATAQRTAMNIYPADGYAVNVVPEPATAGLMLTGLAAIAASRKKE, encoded by the coding sequence ATGAAAGGACTACTTAAAAAAATCGCAACGGCAGCAATGATTTCAGCTGCCGCACTCACGCCAAATTTAAAGGCAGGACAGATGGATCTACATAAGACATATACTCCAAGGCATATCACTTTAACTCAGCCTGATCCACATCACTATTCTGATTCATGGGAAGTATCAGCCTATGTTAGAAATAATACTCGTGATGCACTTAATGAAGGTGTTATTGATTATTCAGATTTATTGACTCAAATCGCAGATTTACCACATAATGTCTCAACTTACAGCGATGACGGTAATGATGCTAACAACATGTCTGACTTTATCAACGGTGCTAAAAATGACAAGCTTCTAGGAGCGGGTATTGGAAACCTTGATAATCAAGGCTTAGGCTGGGATGCTGATGTTCGTGATGATGGAACTGTCTATTTTACTCACAATGGTTTGATTCCAGGAGTAACTTACGTTTACTGGGACGATGGCCTTGCAAAAGAGGTTGATCTTGGTATTGCAGATTCATTATTGAATGGCTATACACTTGGATTAGATCAAAACAGAACCATTGAAGATATGGCAACAGCTCAAAGAACAGCTATGAACATTTATCCAGCTGATGGATATGCTGTAAATGTTGTTCCAGAACCTGCAACTGCAGGACTAATGTTAACTGGTCTTGCTGCAATTGCAGCTTCAAGAAAAAAGGAATAA
- a CDS encoding tyrosine-type recombinase/integrase gives MRNKAKGQKYEPKKMISNDWVLEPNKYMDKAEADILLSTVARRAKKYRQKGLYFGIRDYFAIHLAMMTGLRVQEIADLKCGDLFLDGHLCSVIVRCGKGSKKRIVYFNGEFKDHCLEYLDWKAQMGESLEPEAPLIVSRSTGGHMSTRGLQRMFKRNAQRAGLKSCYSIHCLRHTYACFLLKAGDWNLRLVQKQLGHARISTTQVYADVMMPDMENALNRLYAD, from the coding sequence ATGCGAAACAAAGCGAAAGGACAGAAATATGAACCAAAAAAAATGATTTCAAATGACTGGGTTTTAGAGCCAAACAAGTACATGGACAAGGCAGAAGCTGACATTTTGCTCAGCACCGTTGCCCGCAGAGCCAAAAAGTATCGGCAAAAAGGGCTGTATTTTGGTATCAGGGACTATTTTGCCATCCATCTTGCCATGATGACCGGCCTTAGAGTGCAGGAAATTGCTGACCTTAAGTGCGGAGACTTGTTTCTTGACGGCCATTTATGTTCGGTAATCGTCAGGTGTGGCAAGGGCAGCAAGAAACGGATCGTCTACTTCAATGGTGAGTTTAAAGATCATTGTCTCGAATACCTGGACTGGAAGGCACAAATGGGTGAGTCGCTTGAGCCGGAAGCTCCTTTGATCGTATCTCGGTCAACGGGTGGGCATATGTCCACCAGAGGCCTTCAACGTATGTTCAAACGTAATGCTCAAAGGGCGGGGCTCAAATCCTGCTACTCGATTCACTGTTTGAGGCACACTTACGCCTGTTTTTTGCTTAAAGCAGGAGACTGGAACCTGCGTTTGGTTCAAAAACAGCTTGGCCACGCCAGAATTTCAACGACCCAAGTGTATGCTGATGTGATGATGCCTGACATGGAGAATGCATTGAATCGGCTTTATGCAGATTAG